One window of Legionella pneumophila subsp. pneumophila str. Philadelphia 1 genomic DNA carries:
- a CDS encoding aspartyl/asparaginyl beta-hydroxylase domain-containing protein, with protein MVDYHYFKSKLNHFYGRYVGYNQRPVFFDIDQTFPELNHITRHFPDIKREFENVQANVKEFPRYHDIDPGESAISNTTEKNWNVFMLYLLGYQLKEARLLCPELCNLLEGIPHLIQAFFSILEPGKSIPLHEGPYIGYLRYHLGIHVPQNNPPQILVNNQTYTWKEGEAVLFDDSWPHEVRNTSDDYRAVLIIDVLRPMPFLPQLVNQFVTHVIARYFYGRKVMKRAMQYGGEVKPLAL; from the coding sequence ATGGTAGACTATCATTATTTCAAGAGTAAATTGAATCACTTTTATGGGCGCTATGTAGGATATAATCAACGCCCGGTTTTTTTTGATATTGATCAAACTTTCCCAGAATTAAATCACATAACACGCCATTTTCCCGATATCAAAAGGGAATTCGAAAATGTACAAGCGAATGTAAAAGAATTTCCACGCTACCACGACATAGATCCCGGAGAGTCTGCCATATCAAACACTACAGAAAAAAACTGGAATGTTTTTATGCTGTATCTTCTTGGTTATCAACTCAAGGAAGCACGTTTATTATGCCCGGAACTTTGTAATTTATTGGAAGGAATACCCCATCTTATACAAGCTTTTTTCTCGATTTTAGAACCTGGAAAATCTATTCCCCTCCATGAAGGCCCCTATATTGGCTATCTAAGATATCATTTAGGAATTCATGTTCCCCAAAACAATCCACCACAAATTTTAGTTAATAACCAAACTTATACCTGGAAAGAAGGAGAAGCAGTACTTTTTGATGACTCCTGGCCACATGAAGTAAGAAATACCAGTGATGATTATCGTGCCGTATTAATCATTGATGTCTTGCGCCCTATGCCCTTCTTGCCGCAACTGGTCAATCAATTTGTAACCCACGTCATTGCTCGATATTTTTATGGTCGCAAAGTAATGAAACGCGCGATGCAGTATGGTGGAGAAGTAAAGCCTTTGGCACTTTAA
- the sidM gene encoding Dot/Icm T4SS effector guanine nucleotide-exchange factor DrrA/SidM, whose translation MSIMGRIKMSVNEEQFGSLYSDERDKPLLSPTAQKKFEEYQNKLANLSKIIRENEGNEVSPWQEWENGLRQIYKEMIYDAFDALGVEMPKDMEVHFAGSLAKAQATEYSDLDAFVIVKNDEDIKKVKPVFDALNNLCQRIFTASNQIYPDPIGINPSRLIGTPDDLFGMLKDGMVADVEATAMSILTSKPVLPRYELGEELRDKIKQEPSFSNMVSAKKFYNKAIKDFTAPKEGAEVVSVKTHIMRPIDFMLMGLREEFNLYSEDGAHLSAPGTIRLLREKNLLPEEQIARIESVYNQAMSKRFELHAEHKKEHDEMPYSDAKAMLDEVAKIRELGVQRVTRIENLENAKKLWDNANSMLEKGNISGYLKAANELHKFMKEKNLKEDDLRPELSDKTISPKGYAILQSLWGAASDYSRAAATLTESTVEPGLVSAVNKMSAFFMDCKLSPNERATPDPDFKVGKSKILVGIMQFIKDVADPTSKIWMHNTKALMNHKIAAIQKLERSNNVNDETLESVLSSKGENLSEYLSYKYATKDEGREHRYTASTENFKNVKEKYQQMRGDALKTEILADFKDKLAEATDEQSLKQIVAELKSKDEYRILAKGQGLTTQLLGLKTSSVSSFEKMVEETRESIKSQERQTIKIK comes from the coding sequence ATGAGCATAATGGGGAGAATTAAAATGAGTGTTAATGAAGAGCAATTTGGTAGTTTATACAGTGATGAGCGAGACAAACCATTACTATCCCCAACCGCTCAGAAAAAATTTGAAGAATATCAGAACAAATTGGCTAATCTAAGTAAAATAATTCGAGAAAATGAGGGCAATGAAGTATCTCCATGGCAGGAGTGGGAGAATGGATTACGTCAAATTTACAAAGAAATGATTTATGATGCCTTTGACGCGCTTGGTGTCGAGATGCCGAAAGATATGGAAGTCCATTTTGCAGGTTCTCTTGCCAAGGCACAAGCCACTGAGTATAGTGATTTGGATGCCTTTGTTATTGTTAAAAATGACGAAGATATAAAAAAAGTAAAACCGGTCTTTGACGCATTAAATAATTTATGTCAGCGTATTTTTACTGCAAGCAATCAGATATATCCTGATCCTATTGGAATCAATCCAAGCCGTCTTATTGGTACGCCTGATGATTTGTTTGGTATGTTAAAAGACGGGATGGTAGCTGATGTTGAAGCAACTGCAATGTCAATTTTAACATCAAAACCTGTTCTACCTCGCTATGAATTAGGAGAAGAGTTACGAGATAAAATCAAACAAGAACCTTCTTTCAGCAATATGGTTTCAGCCAAGAAGTTTTATAATAAAGCAATTAAAGACTTTACTGCACCTAAAGAGGGTGCAGAAGTAGTGAGTGTCAAAACTCATATTATGCGTCCCATCGATTTTATGCTGATGGGATTGCGTGAGGAATTTAATTTATACAGTGAGGATGGAGCTCATCTTTCGGCACCAGGAACTATACGTTTATTACGTGAAAAAAATTTATTGCCCGAAGAGCAAATTGCTCGAATCGAGTCAGTATACAATCAAGCGATGAGCAAGAGATTTGAGTTGCATGCTGAGCACAAAAAAGAACATGATGAGATGCCTTATTCTGATGCTAAAGCAATGCTTGATGAGGTAGCGAAAATAAGAGAGCTGGGTGTTCAACGTGTCACAAGGATTGAAAATCTGGAAAATGCCAAGAAGTTGTGGGACAACGCGAATAGCATGCTTGAAAAGGGTAACATCAGCGGATATCTTAAAGCAGCGAATGAGCTTCATAAATTTATGAAGGAAAAAAATCTTAAGGAAGATGATTTAAGGCCAGAGTTGAGTGATAAAACAATATCTCCAAAAGGATATGCTATTTTACAATCTTTATGGGGAGCAGCTTCGGATTATAGTAGAGCGGCTGCAACTCTCACAGAATCAACGGTAGAGCCTGGTTTAGTATCAGCTGTTAACAAAATGTCAGCATTCTTTATGGATTGTAAATTAAGTCCAAATGAGCGAGCAACCCCTGATCCAGATTTTAAGGTTGGGAAATCTAAAATTTTAGTAGGTATAATGCAATTCATAAAAGATGTAGCAGACCCAACTTCGAAAATATGGATGCATAATACAAAAGCTTTGATGAATCATAAAATTGCTGCTATTCAAAAACTTGAGAGAAGCAATAATGTTAATGATGAAACATTAGAGAGTGTGCTGAGCTCTAAAGGTGAAAATTTATCCGAATATCTTTCTTATAAATACGCAACAAAAGATGAAGGAAGAGAGCACCGCTATACGGCAAGCACGGAAAACTTTAAAAATGTTAAAGAAAAATATCAGCAAATGCGAGGTGATGCTTTAAAAACAGAAATCCTGGCTGATTTCAAGGATAAACTGGCTGAAGCTACCGATGAACAGAGCCTTAAGCAAATTGTTGCTGAATTGAAAAGTAAAGATGAATATAGAATTTTGGCTAAGGGGCAAGGGTTAACAACCCAGCTTTTAGGGTTAAAGACAAGTTCAGTGTCTTCATTTGAGAAAATGGTTGAGGAAACAAGAGAAAGTATTAAGTCTCAAGAAAGACAAACCATTAAGATAAAATAA
- the sidD gene encoding T4SS effector deAMPylase SidD encodes MVYYEIIKDIVFTYNLQFTHLIHNDRISEVNLGGVTMRSIITQICNGVLHGQSYQSGSNDLDKGNSEIFASSLFVHLNEQGKEIIKHKDSDDKIVIGYTKDGMAFQIVVDGFYGCERQAVFSFIDNYVLPLIDNFSLDLTRYPDSKKVTESLIHTIYSLRSKHAPLAEFTMSLCVTYQKDEQLFCAGFGIGDTGIAIKRNEGTIEQLVCHTEVDGFKDAFDNYSSANIDLVIERNSVFNTKVMPGDELVGYTYVPPMLEMTEKEFEVETVDGKKINKRIVRHLNLDPGNFDDKDPLFSQLLQVVKSKQKQLVEQAKETGQIQRFGDDFTVGRLVIPDQLLINQLRIHALSIGVSDGLLSYIKNENENKGFLGIYGFFTGADKNIEKATLYKNLIAKYQNNHFISLIILSALVSDSKTPLMTQYLVGYLDFPSKALLANKITELLLKELENPDMREILGSRLATDVIEELETKIIRYIHNPAGSDIHSTLNLWTADKIKAATNSSLTI; translated from the coding sequence TTGGTATATTATGAGATCATTAAGGATATTGTCTTTACATATAATTTACAATTTACACATCTAATACACAATGACAGGATATCTGAAGTAAATTTAGGAGGAGTAACGATGCGTTCGATTATTACACAAATCTGTAATGGTGTTCTTCATGGACAAAGCTATCAATCTGGTTCCAATGATTTAGATAAGGGTAATAGTGAAATCTTTGCATCCAGCCTCTTTGTACATTTGAATGAACAGGGCAAAGAAATTATAAAGCACAAGGATTCTGACGATAAAATAGTCATTGGATATACCAAAGATGGAATGGCTTTTCAAATAGTGGTGGATGGCTTTTATGGATGCGAACGTCAGGCTGTTTTTTCATTTATTGATAACTATGTACTCCCTTTAATTGATAACTTCTCCTTAGATCTCACCAGATACCCGGATTCAAAAAAAGTTACCGAATCACTCATTCATACTATTTACTCTTTGCGCAGCAAACATGCTCCATTGGCAGAGTTCACTATGTCTTTATGCGTAACTTATCAAAAGGATGAACAACTGTTTTGTGCTGGATTCGGCATTGGTGACACCGGAATAGCTATCAAACGAAACGAAGGAACAATTGAACAATTAGTTTGTCATACGGAAGTTGATGGATTCAAAGACGCATTTGACAACTATTCATCCGCCAATATCGACTTGGTCATTGAAAGAAATTCTGTCTTTAATACTAAAGTCATGCCCGGTGATGAACTAGTAGGATACACTTATGTTCCACCGATGTTAGAAATGACTGAAAAAGAGTTTGAAGTAGAAACTGTTGATGGCAAGAAAATAAATAAAAGAATTGTAAGACATCTAAATCTCGATCCTGGAAATTTTGATGACAAAGACCCCTTATTTTCTCAATTGCTACAAGTTGTAAAATCCAAACAAAAACAGCTGGTTGAACAAGCAAAAGAAACAGGACAAATCCAACGTTTTGGTGATGATTTTACAGTAGGAAGATTAGTCATTCCTGATCAGTTACTAATAAATCAATTAAGAATTCATGCTTTATCAATCGGAGTAAGTGATGGATTACTTTCATACATCAAGAATGAAAATGAAAACAAAGGTTTTCTTGGTATATATGGTTTCTTCACAGGAGCTGATAAAAATATAGAAAAAGCGACTCTTTATAAAAATCTCATCGCAAAATACCAAAATAATCATTTTATCTCTCTAATTATTCTTTCTGCTCTAGTCTCTGATAGTAAAACACCCCTAATGACTCAGTACTTAGTTGGCTATCTGGATTTCCCGTCGAAAGCATTACTTGCTAATAAAATTACAGAATTGCTTTTAAAAGAATTAGAAAATCCGGATATGAGAGAAATACTGGGTTCCAGATTAGCAACTGATGTTATAGAGGAATTAGAAACTAAAATTATTCGTTATATTCACAACCCAGCAGGCTCGGATATTCATTCAACGCTAAACCTTTGGACTGCAGATAAAATTAAGGCTGCAACTAACTCGAGTCTTACTATTTAA
- a CDS encoding hydrogenase maturation protease, which yields MNLIKILGIGSPFGDDQVGYLLADCLKTELSKDQYISKLVSIESHDRPGLRLIEVMNPAKVVFLIDAVKSGCAIGTIHRLKNNEIFAFQNRLSTHEIGVVEALQIGQSLNALPEDIILYGIEIDSIAFNATLSKSVEKAMKVVVIQIKKELKDMLNHIV from the coding sequence ATGAATCTTATAAAAATATTAGGCATAGGCTCACCTTTTGGTGATGATCAAGTAGGATATTTGCTTGCCGATTGTCTTAAGACAGAATTGTCCAAAGATCAATACATTAGTAAACTGGTGAGCATAGAGTCTCACGATCGGCCTGGTCTTCGTTTGATTGAAGTGATGAATCCAGCCAAAGTCGTTTTTTTAATTGATGCTGTAAAGTCCGGATGCGCCATAGGTACAATCCATCGCTTAAAAAATAACGAGATTTTTGCATTTCAAAATAGATTATCGACCCATGAAATAGGGGTTGTAGAAGCACTACAAATAGGTCAAAGTCTTAATGCTTTGCCAGAGGATATCATTTTATACGGGATTGAAATTGATAGCATTGCTTTTAATGCGACGCTGTCCAAATCAGTTGAAAAAGCAATGAAGGTCGTTGTTATCCAAATAAAAAAGGAACTCAAGGATATGTTAAATCATATCGTATGA
- a CDS encoding Ni/Fe hydrogenase subunit alpha — MGKDISINVPILARVEGEGALELCIRDSKIETLKLKIYEPPRLFEKFLEGRSYNEVLDFVARICGICPVAYQMSATQAIEQCFNLSPTPWVRDMRRLFYCGEWLESHSLHVYFLALPDFLGFQSAPEMARKYPEEVKCGLRIQAFGNDLIKLLGGRSVHPVGACVGGFYKAPSHPQIKLILDKAKERISDCEALIHWLASLSLPDNSHDFTSVSLYHPTEYPMNEGRIVSDRGLNITKEEFDAYFKEHHVDYSNALHCLLQNKPYLVGPLARINNCFGHLPAPIHLLLQSLNIQFPSRNMCHSIIARAVEMYYCVLEAIRILEQYDLPEQSRPEIKPQAGEGAGCTEAPRGMLWQHYVFDETGQVLQARIVPPTSQNQARIEEDLKHSLIQFGLNQEEEAIRYFSEMIIRNYDPCISCSTHFLNLKIDRI, encoded by the coding sequence ATGGGTAAAGACATTTCAATTAATGTTCCAATTTTGGCGCGGGTGGAAGGAGAGGGGGCTCTTGAACTTTGCATTCGGGATAGCAAAATTGAAACATTAAAATTAAAAATTTATGAACCCCCAAGATTATTTGAGAAATTTCTGGAGGGTCGAAGTTACAATGAAGTGTTGGATTTTGTAGCCCGTATTTGTGGTATATGCCCTGTTGCTTATCAAATGAGTGCTACCCAGGCTATAGAACAATGTTTTAACCTAAGTCCCACTCCTTGGGTTCGCGATATGCGTCGCCTGTTTTATTGTGGCGAATGGCTGGAAAGTCATAGTTTGCACGTCTATTTTTTGGCTTTACCTGATTTTTTAGGATTTCAATCAGCACCTGAAATGGCAAGGAAATATCCAGAGGAGGTGAAATGCGGGTTGCGGATTCAGGCTTTTGGTAATGATTTGATTAAATTGTTAGGGGGGCGTTCCGTTCATCCAGTAGGAGCTTGCGTAGGTGGTTTTTATAAAGCGCCTTCCCATCCGCAAATCAAATTAATATTAGACAAGGCAAAAGAACGGATCTCGGATTGCGAAGCGTTAATTCATTGGCTTGCGAGCTTATCCTTACCCGATAATTCTCATGATTTTACCAGTGTTTCGCTTTATCACCCTACTGAATATCCTATGAATGAGGGAAGGATTGTTTCAGATCGTGGATTAAATATAACCAAAGAAGAATTTGATGCTTATTTCAAAGAGCATCATGTGGATTACTCCAATGCATTGCACTGTTTATTGCAAAATAAACCTTATTTAGTAGGTCCTCTGGCCCGTATTAATAATTGTTTTGGGCATTTGCCAGCACCCATTCATCTTCTTTTACAAAGCTTGAATATTCAATTTCCTTCGCGGAATATGTGCCATAGTATTATTGCTCGAGCAGTGGAGATGTACTACTGTGTTTTGGAAGCTATCCGCATTCTGGAACAATATGACTTGCCAGAGCAATCTCGTCCTGAAATCAAACCTCAGGCAGGAGAAGGAGCAGGTTGTACCGAGGCTCCCAGAGGTATGCTGTGGCAGCATTATGTTTTTGATGAAACCGGCCAGGTTTTACAAGCGCGTATTGTTCCTCCCACCAGCCAAAATCAGGCGCGTATTGAGGAAGATTTAAAGCATTCTTTAATACAATTTGGCCTTAATCAGGAGGAAGAAGCGATCAGGTATTTTAGTGAGATGATCATTCGTAATTATGATCCGTGTATTTCATGCTCTACACATTTTCTGAATTTAAAAATCGATAGAATATGA
- a CDS encoding sulfhydrogenase subunit delta gives MKPRIAVYKFTSCDGCQLAFLNAGESLLTLSDLVEIVHFAEAGMVDVDMKVDIAFVEGSISTPDEEHRIRKIRENSQYLITIGACATAGGIQALRNFADSREWMASVYASPDYIKTLTTSTAIAHHVKVDWELWGCPVNSGQILEAIRFLLSNATPKIKRDSECMECKRKGNVCVLVTKKQPCMGPVTQTGCGSLCPTLGRACYACYGPKENANPNSLGEWFLSIGLTKEAIARQFLHINNQAPAFNQAGNYFKGIKISNG, from the coding sequence ATGAAACCGCGTATCGCTGTATATAAATTTACTTCTTGTGATGGATGTCAATTGGCATTTTTAAATGCGGGTGAATCGTTGTTAACTTTATCAGACTTGGTTGAAATTGTGCATTTTGCAGAGGCAGGTATGGTGGATGTGGATATGAAAGTGGATATCGCATTTGTGGAAGGCAGTATTTCAACTCCTGATGAAGAGCATCGAATACGTAAAATTCGTGAAAACAGTCAATACCTTATTACCATAGGTGCTTGCGCTACAGCGGGCGGTATACAAGCCTTACGTAATTTTGCAGACTCCAGGGAATGGATGGCCAGTGTTTATGCGTCACCGGATTATATCAAGACTTTAACTACATCCACGGCTATTGCGCATCACGTTAAAGTGGATTGGGAGTTATGGGGGTGTCCTGTAAATAGCGGGCAGATATTGGAGGCGATTCGTTTTTTATTATCTAATGCGACTCCCAAAATAAAAAGAGATTCTGAATGTATGGAGTGCAAACGAAAAGGGAATGTGTGTGTGCTGGTGACCAAAAAACAACCTTGTATGGGGCCAGTAACTCAAACAGGCTGTGGGTCGCTTTGCCCCACTTTAGGCAGAGCATGCTATGCTTGTTATGGGCCAAAAGAAAATGCTAATCCCAATTCTTTGGGAGAGTGGTTTTTATCTATCGGATTAACCAAAGAAGCGATTGCCAGGCAGTTTTTACATATTAATAATCAGGCACCTGCATTTAATCAAGCCGGAAATTACTTTAAGGGAATTAAAATTAGCAATGGGTAA
- a CDS encoding FAD/NAD(P)-binding protein, whose protein sequence is MNEVVYDPYLPKEVEIIQRTQESSSIFTLHFRFTDEEHHKQFQFYPGQFNMLYLYGVGEVAISIVSDPRKKTFLSHTIRAVGRVTKAMQKLQVGDRLGIRGPFGVGWPLQKTIGKDIIVLTGGLGCAPSVSIINYILGRRRHYGKLSILQGVKHSEDFIFRKQYAKWQKSDHTEVYIAADQAGPKWPWGVGYVTDLIDHIIIQPDNSVVMMCGPEMMMNTAVKVFTQKGILENDIYLSMERNMECGIGHCGHCQYGGLFVCKDGPVFAYSQVKELFKESGF, encoded by the coding sequence ATGAATGAAGTAGTCTATGATCCTTATTTACCAAAAGAAGTTGAAATTATTCAACGTACACAGGAGTCGTCTTCAATTTTTACTCTGCACTTCCGCTTTACTGATGAAGAACATCATAAGCAATTTCAATTTTATCCTGGTCAATTCAATATGCTATACCTTTATGGGGTCGGTGAAGTGGCTATTTCTATTGTTTCAGATCCCAGAAAGAAAACTTTTCTAAGTCACACTATTCGAGCGGTAGGGCGGGTAACCAAAGCCATGCAAAAACTGCAGGTTGGTGATCGTCTTGGAATACGAGGTCCTTTTGGAGTAGGCTGGCCACTACAAAAAACGATAGGTAAAGACATTATTGTTCTAACCGGGGGATTGGGTTGTGCTCCATCTGTTTCCATTATCAATTATATTTTAGGAAGACGACGTCATTACGGTAAGCTCAGTATTTTGCAGGGAGTAAAACACAGCGAGGATTTTATTTTTAGAAAGCAGTATGCCAAATGGCAAAAATCAGATCATACTGAAGTTTATATAGCCGCAGATCAAGCTGGTCCTAAATGGCCTTGGGGTGTTGGTTATGTGACTGACTTGATTGACCACATCATTATACAACCAGATAACTCTGTGGTGATGATGTGTGGGCCTGAAATGATGATGAATACAGCCGTTAAAGTGTTTACCCAAAAAGGGATTCTTGAAAACGACATCTACCTCAGTATGGAGAGAAACATGGAATGTGGAATTGGTCATTGTGGTCATTGTCAATACGGTGGTTTATTCGTGTGTAAAGATGGTCCTGTATTTGCTTATTCTCAAGTTAAAGAGTTATTCAAAGAATCTGGATTTTAA
- a CDS encoding sulfite reductase subunit A: MNDKRNCFLPHDKLQHLIDSLQNAGYSCVGPQVRDGAIVYDVLTRAEQLPWGMRDHQEPGGYRLEQIPERKAFAFANGPQGIKPLLFKPQETVWRVERDEQGKLCFKPHQPDETPVAIIGSRACDLAAMSIQDKVFIENNKPDPRYKRRREQLFVVAVNCTYSSANCFCVSAGTGPAVNNSFDILMTEIEDGFVVEAGSDKGKKIMNQLDLHDAKSAQCTDAQNNVKQAAALQTKRIPLDNKRDLRDLLFSNLNHTRWDDVAERCLSCGNCTLVCPTCFCHSEVEKPGLDGCTSEHHREWDSCFTTGHTYLNGKIIRDDTKKQYRQWLTHKVGSWFDQFDTSGCVGCGRCVTWCPVGIDITEELAAISGESNARKIENE, translated from the coding sequence ATGAACGACAAGAGGAACTGTTTTTTGCCTCATGATAAATTGCAACATTTAATTGACTCTTTGCAAAATGCTGGATACTCCTGTGTGGGGCCTCAAGTGCGTGATGGTGCGATTGTTTATGATGTCCTGACCAGGGCTGAGCAATTACCATGGGGTATGCGTGATCATCAAGAACCAGGTGGCTATCGATTGGAACAAATTCCCGAACGCAAAGCTTTTGCATTTGCCAATGGCCCTCAAGGAATAAAGCCTCTATTGTTTAAGCCACAGGAAACTGTTTGGAGGGTTGAGCGTGATGAACAAGGAAAATTGTGCTTTAAACCACATCAGCCAGATGAAACACCTGTTGCCATTATCGGTTCTCGCGCTTGTGATTTAGCGGCGATGAGCATTCAAGATAAAGTTTTTATAGAAAATAATAAGCCGGATCCTCGTTACAAAAGAAGGCGCGAGCAATTATTTGTTGTTGCAGTGAATTGCACCTATTCCTCTGCGAATTGTTTTTGTGTTTCTGCTGGAACTGGCCCTGCAGTGAACAATTCGTTTGATATTCTTATGACGGAAATTGAAGATGGATTTGTTGTGGAAGCAGGTAGTGATAAAGGCAAAAAGATTATGAATCAACTGGATTTACATGATGCAAAAAGTGCTCAATGTACTGATGCCCAAAATAATGTGAAACAAGCCGCTGCCTTGCAAACCAAGAGGATTCCTCTGGACAATAAAAGGGATTTACGAGATTTGCTGTTTTCGAATTTAAATCACACCCGTTGGGATGACGTGGCCGAACGATGTTTATCCTGTGGTAATTGTACTTTGGTATGCCCAACCTGTTTTTGTCATAGTGAAGTTGAAAAGCCAGGCCTGGATGGTTGTACCAGTGAACACCATAGAGAGTGGGACTCCTGTTTTACGACGGGTCATACTTATCTCAATGGGAAAATTATTCGTGATGACACAAAAAAGCAATACAGGCAATGGTTAACTCACAAGGTAGGAAGCTGGTTTGATCAATTTGATACAAGCGGCTGTGTTGGATGTGGACGTTGTGTGACCTGGTGTCCTGTGGGAATTGATATAACCGAAGAGTTGGCAGCAATTTCAGGCGAGTCCAATGCAAGGAAAATAGAAAATGAATGA
- the hypE gene encoding hydrogenase expression/formation protein HypE, whose protein sequence is MNEILITKKLTGPKLNFKEGTINLTHGSGGRAMAQLIEQLFLTAFDNEWLAQKNDQACFIVPSGRMVMATDAHVISPLFFPGGDIGSLSVHGTVNDVAMSGAKPLYLTASFILEEGFPLKDLRKIVYSMADAARQAGVAIIAGDTKVVERGKGDGIFITTTGVGIVPAGIHISGDAAKPGDKIIVSGFIGDHGVAIMAHRNNLEFQTKVQSDTASLHGLVGEMVKAVPELHCLRDPTRGGLATTLNELALQSKVGFVIDESKIPIRTEVASACELLGLDPLYVANEGKLIAVCPSEKAERLLTAMKAHPLGLHAEIIGEVIEDHRYFVQLKTKLGGLRIVDWLAGEQLPRIC, encoded by the coding sequence ATGAATGAAATCCTGATAACTAAAAAATTAACGGGGCCAAAGCTGAATTTTAAAGAAGGCACTATCAATTTGACCCATGGCAGTGGTGGACGTGCTATGGCTCAGCTAATTGAACAATTATTTTTAACCGCATTTGATAATGAATGGTTGGCACAGAAAAATGATCAGGCTTGCTTTATTGTTCCTTCAGGACGTATGGTCATGGCAACCGATGCTCATGTTATTTCCCCACTTTTTTTCCCTGGCGGGGACATTGGTTCTTTGTCAGTGCATGGAACTGTTAATGATGTGGCTATGTCAGGGGCAAAACCTTTGTATTTGACAGCCAGCTTTATTCTTGAAGAGGGGTTTCCTCTTAAGGATTTGCGAAAAATCGTTTATTCCATGGCTGATGCAGCCAGGCAAGCAGGTGTTGCCATCATTGCCGGCGATACAAAAGTTGTCGAACGAGGAAAAGGCGATGGTATTTTTATTACGACAACCGGAGTAGGGATTGTCCCTGCGGGAATTCATATTTCGGGTGATGCAGCAAAACCCGGTGACAAAATCATTGTGAGCGGTTTTATAGGGGACCATGGGGTAGCTATTATGGCGCACCGCAATAACCTGGAATTTCAGACCAAAGTGCAGTCTGACACAGCCTCTTTGCATGGGCTTGTCGGCGAGATGGTGAAAGCAGTTCCAGAACTTCATTGCTTGCGTGATCCAACGCGTGGAGGGCTTGCAACGACACTGAATGAATTGGCCTTACAATCCAAAGTCGGGTTTGTTATTGATGAAAGTAAAATTCCGATTCGTACCGAGGTTGCTAGCGCGTGCGAATTATTAGGTCTTGATCCTCTTTATGTTGCTAATGAAGGAAAATTAATAGCAGTTTGCCCTTCTGAAAAGGCAGAGAGGCTATTAACTGCTATGAAAGCGCACCCCTTGGGTTTACATGCTGAAATCATTGGTGAGGTGATTGAAGATCATCGCTATTTTGTTCAGCTGAAAACAAAATTGGGCGGGTTGCGAATTGTGGATTGGCTGGCCGGAGAGCAATTGCCCAGAATCTGTTAA